A region from the Candidatus Electrothrix scaldis genome encodes:
- the accC gene encoding acetyl-CoA carboxylase biotin carboxylase subunit — protein MFTKILIANRGEIACRIIRTARAMGIKTVAVFSDADKSALHVRMADEAVHIGASAPTQSYLDVEKILSACKSTGAEAVHPGYGFLSENDTFCQRLGEEGIAFIGPPVGAITSMGDKITSKQIADQAGVNTIPGYDGILENAEQAVEKAAEIGYPVMLKATAGGGGKGMRIARNEQECREGFERAAGEALSSFGDDRILIEKYIEQPRHIEIQVMADQHGNAVYLGERECSLQRRHQKVIEEAPSPFLTPETRRQMGEQAVMLAKAVNYTSAGTVECIVDQEQNFYFLEMNTRLQVEHPITEMVTGYDLVELMIRVAAGEPLPMRQEDIELKGWALECRVYAEDPVRDFFPSTGRVTTYQPPYEDMTRVRLDSGVVEGSEISVYYDPMISKLVTRGEDREEAIAIMQDALDEYVIEGVATNINFLSALVAHPRFQRGELSTGFIGEEFAHGFRDTEVKVDAPDIPIVVAGIVHRLYTERAAKIGGQLPGHERRVGDSWVVVIGDVHKPLSVKPFQADCGYRVDYKGKNYRVKTDWQFSQKVFHGTINNQRFSLQVSRRGLGYTICYRGLRIDALVMSPQVAELYRYMPKKAEVDLSKFLLAPMPGLLVKLAVQPEQEVKVGQELAVIEAMKMENVLRAPADGKIASITANLGECLTVDQVILEFA, from the coding sequence GCTGATAAATCTGCCCTGCATGTTCGAATGGCAGATGAGGCGGTCCATATAGGTGCTTCCGCACCAACACAGAGTTACCTGGATGTTGAGAAGATACTCAGCGCCTGTAAAAGTACCGGGGCTGAGGCTGTACATCCAGGATACGGCTTTCTTTCGGAAAACGATACCTTTTGTCAACGGCTTGGCGAAGAGGGCATAGCCTTTATTGGGCCTCCGGTCGGGGCTATCACCAGCATGGGGGATAAGATTACCTCCAAGCAGATTGCGGATCAGGCCGGGGTCAATACCATTCCTGGTTATGATGGGATTCTGGAAAACGCTGAGCAGGCCGTGGAAAAGGCCGCCGAGATAGGCTACCCGGTGATGCTCAAGGCGACTGCCGGTGGCGGTGGCAAGGGGATGCGGATCGCCCGTAATGAACAGGAATGCCGGGAGGGCTTTGAGCGGGCCGCTGGTGAGGCTCTGTCCAGCTTTGGTGATGATCGCATCCTGATTGAAAAATATATAGAGCAGCCCCGCCATATCGAGATTCAGGTCATGGCGGATCAGCACGGTAATGCGGTTTATCTCGGAGAACGGGAATGTTCTCTGCAACGGCGCCATCAAAAGGTCATTGAAGAGGCTCCGTCCCCCTTCCTTACCCCGGAGACCCGCCGCCAGATGGGCGAGCAGGCGGTCATGTTGGCCAAGGCTGTCAATTATACTTCTGCCGGAACTGTTGAATGCATAGTTGACCAGGAACAGAATTTTTATTTTTTGGAAATGAATACCCGCCTCCAGGTGGAGCACCCCATAACCGAGATGGTGACAGGGTATGATCTGGTGGAATTGATGATCCGGGTGGCCGCTGGCGAGCCCCTGCCCATGCGGCAGGAGGATATTGAACTCAAAGGCTGGGCCCTTGAATGCCGGGTCTATGCTGAAGATCCGGTCCGGGATTTTTTTCCATCTACCGGCAGGGTCACAACCTACCAGCCGCCCTATGAGGATATGACAAGGGTACGCCTGGACAGCGGGGTGGTTGAGGGCAGTGAGATCTCGGTCTATTACGATCCTATGATTTCCAAGCTGGTGACCAGGGGAGAGGACCGGGAAGAGGCCATTGCCATTATGCAGGATGCTCTGGATGAGTATGTGATTGAGGGCGTGGCCACGAATATTAATTTCCTCTCCGCCTTGGTTGCTCATCCCCGATTCCAGCGGGGTGAACTCTCTACCGGGTTTATAGGAGAGGAATTTGCCCACGGCTTTCGCGATACCGAGGTTAAGGTCGATGCCCCGGATATTCCCATTGTGGTGGCAGGAATTGTGCATCGTCTGTACACGGAAAGAGCTGCCAAGATCGGCGGCCAGCTGCCTGGGCACGAACGGCGGGTGGGTGATTCCTGGGTCGTGGTTATCGGGGACGTGCATAAACCCCTTTCAGTGAAGCCCTTTCAGGCCGATTGTGGGTACCGCGTAGATTATAAAGGGAAGAATTATAGGGTCAAGACGGACTGGCAGTTTTCTCAAAAGGTCTTTCACGGCACCATTAATAATCAGCGTTTCAGCTTGCAGGTCAGCAGGCGAGGACTAGGGTATACCATTTGTTATCGTGGCTTACGTATTGACGCCTTGGTGATGTCCCCACAAGTAGCTGAATTGTATCGCTACATGCCGAAAAAGGCAGAGGTTGATTTGTCCAAGTTTCTGCTTGCCCCTATGCCGGGCCTGTTGGTCAAGCTTGCTGTTCAGCCCGAACAGGAGGTGAAGGTTGGGCAGGAGCTGGCAGTTATCGAGGCTATGAAGATGGAAAACGTGCTTAGAGCACCGGCAGATGGCAAGATTGCCAGTATTACAGCGAATCTCGGTGAATGCCTGACCGTGGATCAAGTGATCCTGGAATTTGCCTGA